In Labrus mixtus chromosome 11, fLabMix1.1, whole genome shotgun sequence, a single window of DNA contains:
- the si:dkeyp-97a10.2 gene encoding uncharacterized protein si:dkeyp-97a10.2, giving the protein MDLQCFLSCRVALLLFLMPCGLRCMSVDILNEELMYVIPGSILVLTARIEQGPLEEILMVTWDREPESGVTPKSETLATCPGSGSKCAGTRPNVHGNMQQQETTLQINGYSGTDSGVYAVTVTDHTGVKTTAHCIVRMYEAVHHVSVSINSSHGPSLVCGEAWGTDPHFSWLHERAAITQTVGTVSKDGTTLFVTMKPFCGFFSCIVSNKLGYSSATYTAEPCETKGRGTTAAVVCLVLLLLVGGVLAFLLWRRHRHNNRGERLHEHLDDAI; this is encoded by the exons atggatcttcagtgtttcctgagcTGCAGAGTTGCCCTGCTGCTTTTCTTGA TGCCATGTGGGCTCCGCTGTATGTCTGTGGACATCCTCAACGAGGAGCTCATGTACGTCATCCCCGGCTCAATTCTGGTTCTGACAGCCCGCATCGAGCAGGGACCCCTGGAAGAGATCCTTATGGTGACCTGGGACCGGGAGCCTGAGTCTGGAGTCACTCCAAAGAGTGAGACTCTGGCCACTTGTCCTGGCAGTGGCTCCAAATGTGCTGGTACGAGGCCAAACGTCCATGgtaacatgcagcagcaggagacgACACTTCAGATTAATGGATACAGCGGCACGGACAGCGGAGTGTACGCTGTGACGGTGACGGATCACACAGGGGTCAAAACCACGGCACACTGCATCGTCAGGATGTATG AGGCGGTGCACCATGTCTCAGTCAGCATCAACAGTTCTCACGGTCCCTCGCTGGTCTGCGGCGAGGCCTGGGGGACGGACCCGCACTTCAGCTGGCTCCACGAGAGAGCTGCCATCACTCAGACTGTGGGGACAGTCTCTAAAGATGGAACGACACTGTTTGTGACCATGAAGCCTTTCTGTGGATTCTTCAGCTGCATTGTCAGCAACAAGCTGGGCTACAGCTCAGCCACCTACACTGCAG AACCTTGTGAGACGAAGGGCAGAGGGACCACAGCGGCCGTGGTGTGTCTTGTCCTCCTGCTGCTGGTCGGAGGAGTTCTGGCATTTCTGCTGTGGAG AAGACACAGGCACAATAACAGAGGCGAGAGGCTGCACGAACATTTGGACGATGCCATCTAA